A genomic segment from Diadema setosum chromosome 11, eeDiaSeto1, whole genome shotgun sequence encodes:
- the LOC140234921 gene encoding xaa-Pro aminopeptidase 3-like translates to MCPSAPGAGPAPGPWMDPMSCAEALTDSFTAWKSTSPGSIPQRYIGQPTPYTHQHLLRDGEITPGISAEEFKRRRRKLMSSISKSSMYGSCPHHVAVILAADTKYMTDEIPYPFRQNTDFLYLCGFQEPMSALVLESLPDRALPDHKATLFVPQRDPDRELWDGPRAGIDGALNFIGVDEAHVIGDLSEFLHQFPSREKLVVWYDIFRNVNDHLHKDVVNNLVTPCRNKGHTVNILQQILHSMRVIRSPAEMRLMRESCRVASEAFVEVMRFTKPGINEAHLYAKVDFEVRLKGAEFLAYPPVVAGGNRANTLHYVKNNQSVEDGDLILMDAGCEYHGYASDITRTWPVNGRFSESQASLYQAVLDVQKECLEMCEVGNTLDQMYRRMLEGLGQRLQHLGIVPKHLSDLDLLKVTKKYCPHHLGHYLGMDTHDTPRVSRSNQLQAGMVITVEPGLYLPASDKDVPPHFRGMGVRIEDDVLITDGPPDILTAKCPKEMLEIESIMN, encoded by the exons ATGTGCCCATCGGCCCCGGGCGCGGGCCCCGCTCCCGGACCGTGGATGGATCCAATGTCATGCGCTGAGGCTCTGACTGACTCGT TTACTGCATGGAAATCAACATCGCCTGGTAGCATTCCTCAGAGATACATTGGACAGCCCACCCCGTACACCCACCAGCATCTACTGCGAGATGGAGAAATCACACCCGGCATCAGCGCCGAGGAATTCAAGAGGCGGAGACGAAAGCTCATGTCCTCCATTTCCAAATCTTCCATGTACGGTAGCTGTCCCCATCACGTTGCAGTTATACTGGCAGCCGACACCAAATATATGACTGATGAGATACCGTACCCTTTCCGCCAGAACACTGACTTCCTCTACCTGTGTGGCTTCCAGGAACCGATGAGTGCCCTAGTGTTGGAAAGTCTTCCGGATAGAGCACTCCCAGACCACAAGGCGACACTCTTTGTACCCCAGCGCGACCCAGATAGGGAGCTGTGGGATGGCCCCAGAGCCGGCATTGACGGTGCCTTGAATTTCATCGGAGTTGACGAGGCTCACGTGATCGGTGACCTTAGCGAATTCTTGCATCAGTTTCCAAGCCGGGAAAAGCTGGTGGTGTGGTATGATATATTCAGAAACGTTAACGATCACCTGCACAAGGATGTCGTCAATAATCTTGTCACGCCGTGCCGGAACAAGGGTCACACGGTCAACATCCTCCAGCAAATACTTCACTCGATGCGTGTCATCAGGTCTCCGGCAGAGATGCGTCTCATGCGAGAGTCGTGCCGCGTCGCCTCAGAGGCTTTCGTGGAGGTGATGCGCTTCACCAAGCCGGGCATCAATGAAGCTCACCTCTATGCCAAGGTTGACTTTGAGGTGAGGCTCAAAGGAGCCGAATTTTTGGCGTACCCACCTGTGGTCGCTGGGGGCAATCGGGCCAACACCCTGCACTATGTGAAAAACAACCAGAGTGTGGAAGATGGAGACTTAATTCTCATGGATGCAGGTTGCGAATATCATGGCTATGCAAGTGATATTACACGGACTTGGCCAGTGAATGGCAG ATTCAGCGAGTCACAGGCTAGTCTCTACCAAGCTGTCCTCGACGTTCAGAAGGAGTGTCTAGAGATGTGTGAGGTGGGCAACACGCTGGATCAGATGTACCGGCGCATGCTGGAGGGTCTGGGACAGAGACTACAGCACCTCGGCATTGTGCCGAAACATTTGAGTGACCTTGACCTTCTCAAG GTGACCAAAAAGTACTGTCCACATCATCTTGGCCACTACCTTGGGATGGACACACATGACACGCCTCGAGTATCCCGTAGCAACCAGCTTCAGGCTGGCATGGTCATAACCGTGGAACCAG GATTGTATCTGCCAGCCAGTGACAAAGATGTCCCTCCGCATTTCCGGGGAATGGGAGTCCGCATCGAGGATGATGTCCTCATAACAGATGGCCCACCAGACATACTGACCGCAAAGTGTCCGAAGGAAATGCTGGAGATTGAGAGTAttatgaattaa